Below is a window of Flavobacterium cyclinae DNA.
CAAAATGTATCGAGAACTGTAGAAGCTATAATTCCACATCCGTCACTTCAGATATTTTGTAACAGTAAAGCCCAAGATTTACTATTACAAAATGTATCGAGAACTATAGAAATAATTTAACTCATTCGTCACTTCGAGTGTTTTTAAGTTATAAAGCCCAAGATTTACATCTGCAAAATGTATCGAGAACTGTAGATCCCAAACAACATCACCCTCTGTCAAGTCGAGCGAAGTCGAGAACTCCATAACCCAAACACCTTCACACTCTGTCAATTCGAGCGAAGTCGAGAACTATAGAAACGATAAACAAAATCTTCACATAAAGTAATTTTATAAACTAAAAAACTATTTTTGTTACATGCAAATTTCATACCTATACATATTAAAATGCTCTGATGATTCATACTATACAGGAGTTACAAGTAATTTAACACAACGAATGTATCAACATGAATCAGCTTTTTATCCAGATTGTTACACAGCATCAAGAAGGCCATTAGAATTAGTTTTCTATGCCGAATTTACAAATATTGGTTTTGCCATAGATAAAGAAAAGCAAATAAAAAAATGGTCAAGAGCTAAAAAAGAAGCTTTGATTAATGGTAATTATGATGCACTTCCAAATCTTGCAAAAAAGAAATTCAAATAATAATCAAATAGAAGCTAATTAAATTATCGTCACTTCTAGTGATTTTACATTTAAAAAATGCTAATTTTTGAAATATAAAATTGTATCAAGAACTCTTAAAAGTATTTAACTCATTCGTCACTTCGAGTGTTTTTAAGTTATAAAGCCCAAGATTTACATCTGCAAAATGTATCGAGAACTACTGAAAACAATCTTCCACACCATCACACCCTGTCAAGTCGAGCGAAGTCGAGACTCCTTAGATACTAGGAAGATATAGCACTGATAAAGCATAGATACAGTATAGATACTGTATGGATACTGTATGGATACTGTATGCCAAAAGTACATTCTAATAGATAAAAACCAAAAGAAACAAAAAAAGCACCTCGTTAGAAGTGCTTTTGTGGGGAGAGCAGGATTCGAACCTGCGAAGGTGTAACCAGCGGATTTACAGTCCGCCCTCGTTGGCCGCTTGAGTATCTCCCCAAACCAATGTGCTTATTTGACTAAGCGGTTGCAAATATAGAATTGTTTTTTATTCCTACAAAGGATTTTGATACTATTTTGCAGACAATTTTGTAACATTCTGTAAATGAAAAACATAAAAAAATCTCCCATAGGAGATTTTTTTATGTATGAAATAAATTGTAATTATTTAGCATTTAAAAGCTCTTGTACTTTAGCGCGTAAAGCATCACCTCTAAGATCTTTAGCAACAATAATACCTTTAGCATCTAAAATATAAGTTGCAGGTATCGACTGAATATTGTATTGTTTAGCAATAGGATCATCCCAATATTTTAAATTAGAAACATGTTGCCAAACTAATCCGTCTTTAGCAATAGCATCTTTCCATTTTGCAGCATCTTTATCTAAAGAAACCCCAATAATATTTAAACCTTTAGGATGAAATTCATTGTATAAAGCCACTACATTTGGGTTTTCTGCTCTACAAGGTCCGCACCAAGAAGCCCAAAAATCAATAATAGTAACCTTACCTAAAGATGCTTTTAAAGATACCGTTGCACCATCAGGAGTAGGACCAGAAAAATCAGGTGCAGGTTTTCCAATTACAATAGAAGTCATTGCATCTAAAGTTGATTTTATTTTCTTGCCACTTTTTGTTTCGTGTAATTTTTTATCTAATGCTTTAAAATATGTTTTTACTTCATCAGCAGTTAAATACTGACGCATTAAAAAATTCTCTAACAATAAAACTGATAAATAAGCATCAGGATTTTCTTTAATAAAATTTTTAGAATATTCATTCATTTCATTTTGAAATTTATTATATTCATTTAAAATTTTACTTATTGCAACAGTGTCATTACTAAATTGAGCTTTTTGTAATGCTTCACTATTTTCTTTCTCAAATTTTACAACTTTTTCAGATATAGCTTTTGTGTCTTGATTGTATTTATGAAATTTTTCATTGTTTGGGGTTCCACCTAAAGTTGATTTATGTAATGAATCTTTAACAATGTTGATTTCTATTTTTCCTTCTTCAAGGATAACAGGTAAATTTACATTTTCTTTTTCTATTCTAATAAATCCTATGTCTATACCTTCAATAGAACCCTTTAATTCAAATTTTCCATCTTTAACAATAGTAGTGTCTTTGGCTAAAGAACCTGTTTCTGTTTGAATTTCTATAAATACTTTTTTCCCGTTTTCTACGCCTTTAGCAGTTCCAGAAATAAGAAATTCATTCTCTTTCAGGTTGTTGCACCCTATAATTAAAAGAGTGGTTGTAATAATTAATGCAATTTTCTTCATCTTAAGTAAATTAATTTTTCGCAAATGTATTTAAAATATATCAGTAATAAAACATAAATAAATGTTATAAAATAAACAATCAATGTTTTGTAAATCAAAAATATAGTTGTAATTTTGCGCACCTTTTGACGAAGAAGCGTTTCCATTAGGTATCAATTATTTATGTAAAACACTGTTGATGTTTTCTATTCGAATAAAGAAACGCAAGAAACCCAACATACAAATTTTTAATCAGCATGTCTGAAATTAACAAAACACAAGAAGAGTTTTTAGCGAATTTTAACTGGCACAACTATGCAGAAGGTATCGATGCAGTTGACGAAAAAAACTTACAAGAATTTGAAGCTTTAGTAGAAAAAACTTTCGTATCTACAGGAGACGAAGAAGTTGTTGAAGGAGTTGTTGTAAGAATCACAGATAGAGATGCTATCGTTGATATCAACGCTAAATCGGAAGGTGTTATCTCTTTAAACGAATTCCGTTACAATCCTAACTTAAAAGTTGGTGATAAAGTAGAAGTATTAATCGACGTTCGTGAAGACAAAACAGGTCAGTTAGTATTATCACACAGAAAAGCTAGAACTATCAAAGCATGGGATAGAGTTATCGCAGCTAATGAGTCTGGTGAAATCGTTAACGGTTTCGTAAAATGTAGAACTAAAGGAGGTATGATCGTTGACGTATTCGGAATCGAAGCGTTCTTACCAGGTTCTCAAATTGATGTAAAACCAATTCGTGATTACGATCAATACGTGAACAAAACTATGGAATTCAAAGTAGTTAAAATTAACCACGAATTCAAAAACGTAGTAGTATCGCACAAAGCGCTTATCGAAGCTGATATCGAAGTTCAGAAAAAAGAAATTATCGGTCAGTTAGAAAAAGGTCAAGTATTAGAAGGTGTTGTTAAAAACATTACTTCTTACGGTGTATTCATCGACTTAGGAGGTGTAGACGGATTAATCCACATCACTGACTTATCTTGGTCAAGAATTAACCACCCATCTGAAGTATTAGAATTAGACCAAAAATTAAACGTTGTAATCCTTGATTTCGATGATGAGAAAACAAGAATTCAATTAGGTTTAAAACAATTAAACGCTCACCCATGGGATGCTTTAGCTGCTGACTTAAAAGTAGGAGATAAAGTAAAAGGTAAAGTAGTAGTTTTAGCTGATTACGGTGCATTCATCGAAGTAGCTGAAGGTGTTGAAGGTTTAATCCACGTTTCTGAAATGTCTTGGTCTACTCACTTAAGAAGTGCTCAAGATTTCATGAAAATTGGTGACGAAGTAGAAGCAGTTGTTTTAACTTTAGACAGAGAAGAAAGAAAAATGTCTTTAGGTATCAAACAAATGACACAAGATCCTTGGACAGATATCACAGCTAAATACCCAGTAGGTTCTAAACACACTGGAATCGTTAGAAACTTCACAAACTTCGGAATTTTCGTAGAGTTAGAAGAAGGTATCGATGGTTTAGTATACATCTCTGATTTATCTTGGACTAAGAAAATCAAACACCCATCTGAATTCGTAAACGTAGGGGATAAATTAGACGTAGTAGTATTAGAATTAGACGTTGAAGGTCGTAAATTATCTTTAGGTCACAAACAAACTACAGCTAATCCTTGGGATAAATACGAAGATGCTTTCGCTGTAGGAACTAACCACAACGGAACAATTTCTGAAATCGTTGACAAAGGGGCTACTGTAGAATTCGGTGACGATATCGTTGCTTTCATCCCTACACGTCACTTAGAAAAAGAAGACGGTAAAAAATTGAAAAAAGGAGATACTGCTGATTTCAAAGTAATTGAGTTCAACAAAGAATTCAAAAGAGTAGTAGCCTCTCATACAGCTATCTTCAGAGAAGAAGAAGAGAAAAACGTTAAAGCAGCAGTTGAAACAACTTCAGCTCCAGCTCAAACATCTACTTTAGGTGATAATAACGATATTCTTGCTGAATTAAAAGCTAAAATGGAAAAAGGAGGTAAATAATCTCACTTTTTTGTCATGCTGAACTCGTTTCAGCATCTATAAAATCAATCCCGAAAGAAATTTCGGGATTTTTTATTGTGTATTATATTTGTTTATCGTAATATTGCAATATAATAATTTGTAATAATCATTGTAACGTCAATTCGAGTGATTTTATATAGAAAAAATGATAATTTTTGCTGTATAAAATAGTATCGAGAATAGTTTACAATTAGATGAAATAAGTAAATCAAAACATTATGGGAGCATCAAAATCCGAATCCTTTTCAATTGAACATAACGAAATGGCTAATATGTTTAAAGCGCTGTCGCATCCTGCAAGAGTGGCAATTGTTGAATATTTATTGTCAGTTGATAGCTGCATTTGTGGTGATATTGTAGAAGTGTTGCCGTTAGCCCAACCCACCGTTTCTCAACACTTAAAAGAGCTAAAAAATGCCAACATCATCAAAGGAAATATTGACGGAACCGCCATTTGTTACTGCATCAATCCAGATACTATCGAAATTATTGAAAAGTATTTCGGTTCCATAAACAAACAACTTAAAAACAAATGTTGTTAATATTAATGAGCGTCACTTCGAGTGATTTTTAAAAGAAAAAATGCTAATTTTTACTTTTAAAAATTGTATCGAGAACTTTTGAAAACAATTTAAATAACACAACTATGAAACTATCCGAAATCAAATCTGAATTAAAAAAGCTAACTACAATAGCTTTTCAATTACCAAATGGCGAATTAGTACCTAGTCATTTCCACGTTACCGAAGTAGGAAAAGTAACCAAACACTTCATCGATTGTGGTGGCACCGTTCGTACAGAAGAAGTAATCAATTTCCAACTTTGGGAAGCCAACGATTATGACCACAGATTACATCCAGAGAAATTAGTTCACATCATAGAACTTTCAGAAAAAACCTTAGGTTTACCTGATTTAGAAATCGAAGTTGAATACCAAATGAAAGAAACCATTGGGAAATTCAATTTGGATTTTGATGGAACCAATTTCTTACTAACATCAAAACTAACCGATTGTTTAGCAAAAGACAAATGCGGCATCCCACCCGAAAAACTAAAAGTAAAAATAGGCGAGTGGAAACCAAAACAAACCTCTTGTTGCACACCTGATTCAGGTTGTTGTTAATTCAATAAAGTACTATTTCATTGTGCCTTCTTAGTGCACCTTGTGGTTAAAAAATCAAAATATGCTAGAAAATTTATTAAAAACCATCGTATCTATTTCAAAAATAGAAGTTTCTGCCGAACGTAAAGCAGTTTTACAACCGCTAGTGGATTACATTCAAAATAAAGTCAATTCGAACAAAGAAATCCGATTGAACTTCATTTGTACTCACAATTCCAGAAGAAGTCATTTATCGCAAATTTGGGCACAAACCATGGCATTTCAATTCGGAATCAAAAATATATTTTGTTATTCTGGAGGAACGGAAGCTACAGCGATGTTTCCTAAAGTAGCCGAAACCTTGGTTAATCAAGGATTTCAAATTCAGAAGTTAAGTCAAGAACAAAATCCAGTTTACGCGGTTAAGTTTGATGATAATCAACATCCTATCATCTGTTTTTCAAAAGCCTATTTTGATGATTTTAATCCAAAAACTAACTTTGGAGCCATCATGACTTGCAACAATGCCGACGAAGGTTGTCCAATGGTTTTTGGTGCAGAAGCAAGATTCCCAATCAAATACGACGATCCAAAAGCCTTTGATGGAACCGATGTAATGGATGCCAAATATGCAGAACGTAGTTTACAAATTGCGAGCGAAATGTATTTTGTGTTTTCTCAAATAAAATAAATAGAAATGAAAAAAAGATTAGGATTTTTAGACCGTTATTTAACACTTTGGATTTTCTTAGCGATGCTAATTGGAGTAGGAATAGGCTATTTTATTCCCAATTCAGCTAATTTTATCAATTCCTTTTCATCAGGTACAACAAATATCCCATTAGCAATTGGTTTGATACTAATGATGTATCCACCGCTTACTAAAATCGATTTTTCAAAAGTACCTCAAATGTTCAAAAAGCCAAAGTTATTATTGGCATCACTATTTATTACGTGGATTGTTGGACCGTTTTTAATGTTTTTATTAGCAACTTTCTTCTTGAAAGAGTATCCTGAATATATGACAGGATTAATTATCATTGGGATTGCGCCTTGTATCGCCATGGTAATCGTTTGGAACGAATTAGCCGAAGGAAACCGTGAACTAACTGCTGGTTTAATTGGAATTAACAGTTTGCTACAAGTATTTTTCTTTAGTTTGTATGCGTATTTTTATTTAAAGATAATGTTGCCATTGTTTGGTATTCAAGGATTAGAATTAAATATTACCATTGCTGAAATTGCGCAAACCGTTGGGATTTATTTAGGAATTCCCTTTGCATTAGCAGTCATAAGCCGATTTGCAATAAAAAAGTACATTGGAGATAAGTTTTTCAATCAAAAATTCATTCCTTTTGTATCGCCAATAACTTTAATAGCATTGCTGTTTACGATTGTAGTGATGTTCAGTTTAAAAGGCGAAATGATTGTCGATTTACCAATGGATGTAGTTCGGGTTGCTATTCCATTAGTGATTTTCTTTGCAATAATGTTTTTCTTGATGTTTTTTGTAGCCAAGAAAATTGGTGCCGATTATAGAGATGCTACAGCATTATCTTTTACTGCTTCAGGTAATAATTTTGAACTAGCCATTGCAGTTTCCATCGGCGTATTCGGAATCAATAGCGGACAAGCCTTTGCTGGTGTTATTGGACCATTAGTAGAAGTTCCTGCTTTGATACTACTAGTAAATGTGGCTTTTTGGTTAAGAAAGAAATATTTTAAATAAAAAAAGTTGTCTAATAATCTCATTTTTGTCAAGCCGTTTCAGCTTCTAATGTGTTTTAGACAACTTTTCCTTTTATTCTTTAATTACTTTAATCGTTTTTTGTTGGGAATCATTTTCAAGTACAACCAAATAAATACCACTTTCTAAATTTGAAAAATCCAATGTATTGGTACTAGATTTTTCAAAAGATTTTGTATCGATTAATTGACCTAAAACGCTATAAACACTTGCTTTTGTTAATTGAATATGGTTCAAATATAAAATATCTTTAACTGGATTTGGATAATAAACAAATGTCTCAAAACTAGTATCATCAGCACTTAAAGTAGTGGTAATATTAAATTGATAAGGTGTTTGATAATTAGTATTTGTAGGACTAGTACTTGTAAGTTTTAAAAAGTAGTCTCCAGGTGTTAGGGTTCTTGTAAAACTTAATGTATTGCCACTATTATTTTGATTGGCACCTATAGCTGTTCCGGTAGCGTCTAAAATACTTCCGTTCATGGTAGAGGTTACAATGCTACTTACATCAACCGTAGCTTCAACTACATCAGAAACAGTAAATTTAAAATAATCATTATCAGCCCCTGTGGGATTTTGAACCGTAGTATAACCGATATAGTTTTTATTAGTCTCAATTACGTATGCTAATTCTTTGTAATTAGGTTCGTCTAACCCTTGCATCATTTGATACGGATATCCTGGTAATTCGGTATGATTTTCAATAATGTCATAACCAGAATTAAAATAGAATAACTTAGCTGGATAAGTTAATCCGGTTAAATAAGTATTCATGTTGGAAGATGGTTCAGGAACCACACCATCAGTAGTAATATTACTTCCAAAAGCATTCGTAATTCTACCGATTACACATGAAAAGTCGATGAAATGATCAATTGATTTTTGGTTCAATCCTTGAATGTTTTCTCCTACAATACCATTACAATTGATATCAGAATTGTAAAAGTCAGGTGTATACGAGTTGTCATTCATACTTGAACTATTTTGTACTTCTAAACCTCCAAATAAGTAATGCCCAGGTTCACCGCTATAATAATAAGTGGTTTTTAAGTCTCTAATGGCTTCAGAACTTACATCGGTACCTGTCATAAAAGCTAATACGTTATCACTTGCATTACTACCACCATGAGGCGTACCTAATGTCAATAATTTCGCTACATGATGTTGGTTATCTGCTTGCCAATTCTCGCTGTTTTGAATGTATTCTCTTGATGCTAATCCGCCCATGCTGTGTCCCACTAATATAACTTTATCTTTTCCAGTTACTTCCATAACTCTTTGAACCGCAACTTTAACAGCAGCACCTTGTTTGGCAATTGCAGATTGATTACTTAATACCGTTGTACCAACAGCTCCATTTGGATTTACATTGAAATTCACATAAAAATAATCACCATCTTGAACTAGTGATTCAAAAGCAGCAATATCAGCCCCAGCAGTTGGGTAGAAATTTTTATTTGTAGTAGTATTATTATTGTCAGCATTTAGACAAAAATCGAATCGGCCACCAAACGTAAATCCGTATTGTGTATCATAATAATCGGTGGAAGTGTTCCAAGTTTCAGAACTAGAATTCAAACCATGAATAAAAATAATAGGGTAGGGAAGTTTGCTTACAAACGTTCTATTCGTAGTATTTTGAACAGGAGTTTTTAATGGAAAAATACTATCGTTACGAAATTCAAAATATTCGAAATCTGTTGGTCTAGGTTTAAATTGAATTTGGGAAAAACCTAAGGTAGAAATGAATAATATCGAAATGGATATAAAAGAAGTAATTTTATTCATGCACATAATTTTATAGGGATTAATTGTGCAATATATAAAATATGTGTTAAATTTTCTAAAATTATTTAATTCTAGTGAAAAAAAGTGGTTAAAAATAATAAAGCTCTTAAATAGAGCTTTATTAATTATTTGTCAATCGAACCTAAAACGCGCTTCATAAAATCATTTAAAGCGGTTTTTTTGTCCTTTCCGTCTTTAATCATTTGATTTACTTCTAAAGCTCCGTACATATTGGAAATAAGTTCGGCAATAACATCTAATTCTTCATCCTTTAAAGAAGAAACTTCACAAAGATTTTCTAAAACTTCAATAGTTTCTACTAAATAATCTTGGTCGTTGTCTTCAATAAATTGGGTTAACTGTTTTATAATAGGTAATTTCATAGTATTAGATTTTAGATTTTCAGATATTAAATTTTCAGACATCCGAATATCTAATATCCGAAAATCAAATTATCTTTACAGTACTTCATTAACCAATTCAGCTAAAACTTCAGCTTTGTTAGTTTGGGTTTGATTTACCAAAACACCATTTTTAAAAGTAGCAAATGTAGGTAAATTGTCAACTTTTGCTAATTTTCTAGATTCTGGAAACTTTTCTGCATCCACCATCACGAAAGGAATTGCTTCATATTGAGAGGCAATCATTTTGAATTTTGGTTTCATAATACGGCAATTTCCACACCATGATGCCGAATATTGTACTACAACTGTTTCGTTTGAATTTACAATTTCAGCTAAATTATCTTGTTCTATTTCTGTAAACATTTTTTTTTATTTTCAATTAGACAATATGTCAATGTGCCAATTATTGTCTAATCGACACATTGATAATTGACATATTATTTTAGTGTGAAGCTAAATAAGCAGCAGTAGAGTTTCTATCTGCACTCATAGCGTCTTTTCCTTCTTCCCAGTTAGCTGGACAAACTTCACCTTTAGTTTGAACGTGTGTATAAGCATCAATTAATCTTAAGTACTCGTTTACGTTTCTTCCTAATGGCATATCATTAACGCTTTCGTGGAATACTTTTCCATCTTCGTCAATTAAATAAGTAGCTCTGAAAGTTACATTTGATCCTTCTAAGATTTCATCATTTAAATCTTCGTTGTAAACCCATTCAGCATCTAAAATATCTAAAGCAGCAGCTAAATTTCTTGTAGTATCAGCTAATAAAGGATAAGTTACACCTTCAATTCCACCATTGTTTTTTGCTGTGTTTAGCCAAGCAAAGTGAACTTCGTTTGTATCACAAGATGCACCAATTACCATAGTGTTTCTTTTTTCAAACTCACCTAAAGCTGCTTGAAAAGCATGTAATTCTGTAGGACATACAAAAGTGAAATCTTTTGGGTACC
It encodes the following:
- a CDS encoding GIY-YIG nuclease family protein, with amino-acid sequence MQISYLYILKCSDDSYYTGVTSNLTQRMYQHESAFYPDCYTASRRPLELVFYAEFTNIGFAIDKEKQIKKWSRAKKEALINGNYDALPNLAKKKFK
- a CDS encoding TlpA disulfide reductase family protein, translating into MKKIALIITTTLLIIGCNNLKENEFLISGTAKGVENGKKVFIEIQTETGSLAKDTTIVKDGKFELKGSIEGIDIGFIRIEKENVNLPVILEEGKIEINIVKDSLHKSTLGGTPNNEKFHKYNQDTKAISEKVVKFEKENSEALQKAQFSNDTVAISKILNEYNKFQNEMNEYSKNFIKENPDAYLSVLLLENFLMRQYLTADEVKTYFKALDKKLHETKSGKKIKSTLDAMTSIVIGKPAPDFSGPTPDGATVSLKASLGKVTIIDFWASWCGPCRAENPNVVALYNEFHPKGLNIIGVSLDKDAAKWKDAIAKDGLVWQHVSNLKYWDDPIAKQYNIQSIPATYILDAKGIIVAKDLRGDALRAKVQELLNAK
- the rpsA gene encoding 30S ribosomal protein S1; this translates as MSEINKTQEEFLANFNWHNYAEGIDAVDEKNLQEFEALVEKTFVSTGDEEVVEGVVVRITDRDAIVDINAKSEGVISLNEFRYNPNLKVGDKVEVLIDVREDKTGQLVLSHRKARTIKAWDRVIAANESGEIVNGFVKCRTKGGMIVDVFGIEAFLPGSQIDVKPIRDYDQYVNKTMEFKVVKINHEFKNVVVSHKALIEADIEVQKKEIIGQLEKGQVLEGVVKNITSYGVFIDLGGVDGLIHITDLSWSRINHPSEVLELDQKLNVVILDFDDEKTRIQLGLKQLNAHPWDALAADLKVGDKVKGKVVVLADYGAFIEVAEGVEGLIHVSEMSWSTHLRSAQDFMKIGDEVEAVVLTLDREERKMSLGIKQMTQDPWTDITAKYPVGSKHTGIVRNFTNFGIFVELEEGIDGLVYISDLSWTKKIKHPSEFVNVGDKLDVVVLELDVEGRKLSLGHKQTTANPWDKYEDAFAVGTNHNGTISEIVDKGATVEFGDDIVAFIPTRHLEKEDGKKLKKGDTADFKVIEFNKEFKRVVASHTAIFREEEEKNVKAAVETTSAPAQTSTLGDNNDILAELKAKMEKGGK
- a CDS encoding ArsR/SmtB family transcription factor translates to MGASKSESFSIEHNEMANMFKALSHPARVAIVEYLLSVDSCICGDIVEVLPLAQPTVSQHLKELKNANIIKGNIDGTAICYCINPDTIEIIEKYFGSINKQLKNKCC
- a CDS encoding DUF6428 family protein, whose amino-acid sequence is MKLSEIKSELKKLTTIAFQLPNGELVPSHFHVTEVGKVTKHFIDCGGTVRTEEVINFQLWEANDYDHRLHPEKLVHIIELSEKTLGLPDLEIEVEYQMKETIGKFNLDFDGTNFLLTSKLTDCLAKDKCGIPPEKLKVKIGEWKPKQTSCCTPDSGCC
- a CDS encoding arsenate-mycothiol transferase ArsC, producing the protein MLENLLKTIVSISKIEVSAERKAVLQPLVDYIQNKVNSNKEIRLNFICTHNSRRSHLSQIWAQTMAFQFGIKNIFCYSGGTEATAMFPKVAETLVNQGFQIQKLSQEQNPVYAVKFDDNQHPIICFSKAYFDDFNPKTNFGAIMTCNNADEGCPMVFGAEARFPIKYDDPKAFDGTDVMDAKYAERSLQIASEMYFVFSQIK
- the arsB gene encoding ACR3 family arsenite efflux transporter codes for the protein MKKRLGFLDRYLTLWIFLAMLIGVGIGYFIPNSANFINSFSSGTTNIPLAIGLILMMYPPLTKIDFSKVPQMFKKPKLLLASLFITWIVGPFLMFLLATFFLKEYPEYMTGLIIIGIAPCIAMVIVWNELAEGNRELTAGLIGINSLLQVFFFSLYAYFYLKIMLPLFGIQGLELNITIAEIAQTVGIYLGIPFALAVISRFAIKKYIGDKFFNQKFIPFVSPITLIALLFTIVVMFSLKGEMIVDLPMDVVRVAIPLVIFFAIMFFLMFFVAKKIGADYRDATALSFTASGNNFELAIAVSIGVFGINSGQAFAGVIGPLVEVPALILLVNVAFWLRKKYFK
- a CDS encoding T9SS type A sorting domain-containing protein; its protein translation is MNKITSFISISILFISTLGFSQIQFKPRPTDFEYFEFRNDSIFPLKTPVQNTTNRTFVSKLPYPIIFIHGLNSSSETWNTSTDYYDTQYGFTFGGRFDFCLNADNNNTTTNKNFYPTAGADIAAFESLVQDGDYFYVNFNVNPNGAVGTTVLSNQSAIAKQGAAVKVAVQRVMEVTGKDKVILVGHSMGGLASREYIQNSENWQADNQHHVAKLLTLGTPHGGSNASDNVLAFMTGTDVSSEAIRDLKTTYYYSGEPGHYLFGGLEVQNSSSMNDNSYTPDFYNSDINCNGIVGENIQGLNQKSIDHFIDFSCVIGRITNAFGSNITTDGVVPEPSSNMNTYLTGLTYPAKLFYFNSGYDIIENHTELPGYPYQMMQGLDEPNYKELAYVIETNKNYIGYTTVQNPTGADNDYFKFTVSDVVEATVDVSSIVTSTMNGSILDATGTAIGANQNNSGNTLSFTRTLTPGDYFLKLTSTSPTNTNYQTPYQFNITTTLSADDTSFETFVYYPNPVKDILYLNHIQLTKASVYSVLGQLIDTKSFEKSSTNTLDFSNLESGIYLVVLENDSQQKTIKVIKE
- a CDS encoding DUF6952 family protein: MKLPIIKQLTQFIEDNDQDYLVETIEVLENLCEVSSLKDEELDVIAELISNMYGALEVNQMIKDGKDKKTALNDFMKRVLGSIDK
- a CDS encoding thioredoxin family protein; this encodes MFTEIEQDNLAEIVNSNETVVVQYSASWCGNCRIMKPKFKMIASQYEAIPFVMVDAEKFPESRKLAKVDNLPTFATFKNGVLVNQTQTNKAEVLAELVNEVL
- a CDS encoding peroxiredoxin: MALVGKKFPNITVDAISFMGDNLRINVLEEAVNNKKKVVLFWYPKDFTFVCPTELHAFQAALGEFEKRNTMVIGASCDTNEVHFAWLNTAKNNGGIEGVTYPLLADTTRNLAAALDILDAEWVYNEDLNDEILEGSNVTFRATYLIDEDGKVFHESVNDMPLGRNVNEYLRLIDAYTHVQTKGEVCPANWEEGKDAMSADRNSTAAYLASH